CCTATATAGAGAATAAAAGAATTTTTTATGTTATATTTATCTTTTATATTGTATTGGCATTTATCTTTTTCCAAAGGTTTATATTTTTTATCTGCAGCTAAAGGAGTTACGAATATTTTATTTTCATCTATAGGAAAAAATTTTAGAATATCCTTTTTTGAACAATTCGATACAGTTATTATTCCATCTGCCAGTTCAACAATATTAGGAAGTTCTTTTAAAAATTTTGATAAATATCCCTTACCTACAGTATTAGGAAGTATATATGGTATTAAATCGTGAATTGTAACTACCTTTTTGCAGGTTATATTTTTTGATATGCCAATACCGTTTTGGGGAATATGGTATATATCTACAGCTTCTTTTTTTAAATTTTCTGGAAAATAATATTCTTCAAAGAATCTATGGTGTTTTTTAGAGCTCATCAATATTTTAGTATTTTTATATAAAAATTTTTCATAATTGCTCCCAGACCAGTATATATTATAAAAATTCTCTGTATGATTTTTAAGCATATATTTTAGGATCTTAGCTGTATAAGTGCCTATACCGGTACCTTTATACCAATTGATTCCTCTTCCGTCAATGGCAATTTTCATTGATTTTATACCTCCACATTCTAGTAATTCTAAAATGGTTGAAATGTTATATTATATAATATTAATACTAATATAAAAAGGTGAATAAAAATTGCAGATGAATAATTAGGTGTATATTTTAATTTATCACACACGGATATATTTATTCATATACTACATATATAGTAATTTTTGGAGGAAAAGGCTTTTGGATATATTAGAAGTAAAAAAATATGTTGAAGATGCTTATGATCTCCATATTGAATTTATAGAAAAAGTTAAAAGTATATATAAGGTTCACACAAAATACAATAAATATTGCTTAAAGGTAATAAATTACGATTTTGGACATTTCTTATTTATAATTTCTGCCATAAAGCATCTCCAAAATAGAAACTTTAAAAGCATACCTGAAATAATAGAAACTAAGCAGGGAAAAGATTATATAGAAATAGAAAGAAGTTATGCCTATTTATGTAGATGGGTTGACTCTAGACAGTGTAATTTTGAAAATCCATTGGATGTTTTAGTTGCAACTTCTAAGTTAGCAGAACTTCATAAAAAAAGCTGCAATTTTAAAGTGCTAAAAAATATGAATCCTAGGATAGGATGGTTTAAGTGGATAGATACTTTTAAAACTAGAGAAAGTGAAATAGTAGATTTTAAAAAAAGAATATTAAAAAAAGACCATAAGGAAGAATTTGATATATTGTATCTAAATTCTATGGAAAAGGAAATAAGTATTGCGGAAAAATCTATAGAAGATTTAAAAAAGACCAGATATTTAGATGAAATGAAACAAGAAATCTTAAGTAATGGATTTTGTCATCATGATTATGCTAATCATAATATTTTAATAGATACTGAAGGAGAAATAAATATTATAGATTTTGATTACTGTATATTAGATACCCATCTTCATGACCTGTCTAGTTTGCTTATAAGAAGGATGAAAAACGGCAAATGGAATATGAATAATGCGTCTTTTATAATTGATGCATATAATGCTATAAATATTGTAAAAACAGAGCATATACCTATTATGTCGGCGTTTATGGAGTTCCCTCAAGGATATTGGCAACTTGGAATACAGTATTATTGGGAAAAGCAGCCTTGGGGAGAAGAGGCGTTTATGAGAAAGTTAAAAAGAATTTTAGGTGACACAAGAGAAAGACTGGAATTCATAGATGAGTTTAAGAAGAGCAAATACAATTGAAATTTTAAAAGGAGGAACATCTAATGTCACATAAGAAGTCACATAGTAAAAATATAGATGAATTTGAAAATAAGGATTTAGGATATTATGAAAGTAAAGTGGATAGTTTAAAGAAGACTGTAAAGCAGCTAGAAAAAATGAATAAAAGAAAAAAGGAAGTTATGAAATTAGAAAAGAAGAGGAAAAAAATGTTAAAGGAAATGAAAAAAATGCATAGATAGGGCAATCTCACAGGCAAAGCAAAGAGGTGGTTTAAAAATGTACTTTGAGGATGTTGAATCATGCTTTGTTAATTATCTAGAATCAAAAAAAATATTTAAGGTAAAAAAATTTGATAATACAATAAAGTACAAGGATATATCTCTGGATAACATAAAAGAACAGATGTCTATAATTAGTGAATTTCATAGAAGAACTTTAAAATACAGTGGTATTATGAATAAAAGATTATATAACAATATAGGAAAAGAAGTAGAACAGTATAAGGTTTATACGAAGAAATTGAAAAAATATCTAGATAGAATAGAGAAGTTACAAAACAAGACTTTATTTCAGGAAAAACTGAATCAAATAGGAAAAAAGTATTTAATAAGAGCAGAAAGTTGCATGGACAATCTAGATAAAAATGGTTATAAGAATTTAATAATTAGAAGCATGAAAAGGGTGGAAATGTGTCTTAGAAACACATATTTTAACAATCTGAGAAAAAAAGAAGATATAGAAGTTATAGATATACAAGGGTGCTGTTATAATATGGTAGAAATGGATGCGGTATATTTCTTAAGTAGAATAAAAAGAAAAGGTATGAGTGCAAATTTTTATGAAATTATAATGGAATTTTGTAAGTACGAACATTTAAAAAAAAGTAGTGTGCAGTTTATTTTATCAATGATATCTTATCCTTATGAGGTTATGAAATGCTGCATTAAATATATATATGGTACAAAAAATTGGACGGAAAAAGAATATATACTTAAACTAAATAAAGCTATAGATGAAGATGGAGAGAGTCTAATTAAATTTTAGATGGTAAGGGGGAGGCACAATTGGTAGACAGATATGGTGAAAAAAAATATTTAACCAAGTATGATTTGTGTACAAAGCTTTTTGATAGATTTGATTTAAAAGTATATGATGTTGTACCGGTTAGACGTGTATATATGATTTCTACAGACAAAGGAGAAAAAATATTAAAAAAAGTAGATTATACTTTAGATGAGCTGAAGTTTATATATAATGTTTTAAATTATGTGAGAACAAAATTCCCTAGAATAATAAATTTTGTGAAAAATAAAGCAGGAGAAATATATACTATTTGGGATGGAGATATGTACTGTATAATGGATACAGTAAATGGAACGGAATGTAATTTTAGTAATCCTATAGAATTGGATATTGCAGCAGAAGGCTTAGGCGAATTTCATCTTGCATCTGAAGGATTTAAGACAGATATATATAATAAGAGTAATAATGGAAGATTGATTGATGCTTTTAAGAGAAGAATTCAAGAAATGGAGTTTTTTAAAAATATAGCGAATATTCATGAGAAGAAGACAGAGTTTGACGAAATATTTATAAAAAATTGGAATTACTATATAGAAGAAATAGAAAAAAGCATAATATTACTTCAACAATCTCACTATTATAAATTGTGTAGTGAAGAGGATAAAATAGTAGTATGCCACCATGATTTAGCGTATCATAATATATTAATAAATGAAAATCAAGCGTATTTTATAGATTTTGATTATGCCATCATAGACCTTAAAGTGCATGATCTTTGTAACTTTATAAACAAAGTTATTAAAAATTTTGCCTTTGATATAGATAAAACTAATTCTATAATAAACAGTTATTGCAATAAAAATACTTTAAATCGTAGGGAACTTGAAGTACTATATGCTATGTTAAGTTTTCCTAATGATTTTTACACTATAGCCAGAGATTATTATAGTAAGCGTAAGGAGTGGGAAGAAGAAGTATTTCTAGATAGATTGAAGAGAAAAACTAGATATAAAGAGGACAGAAAAGAATTTTTACAAGAATTTACAGATAAAATTCTACATTAGGTGAATAATATATTTATAAAAAAATAAATAAAGTATGTAAGAAACCGCATATATCCTTAGAATCTATGTATTTCAAAGATATATGCGGTTTCTTATAATTTAAATTGGTTATTTTTTTAGAATTTTGTTGTATGCATCCAAGGTATCTTGGGTAGTTTTACCCCAACTTAGTTCAGAAGCTCTTTTCATACCAGAGGATATTAACTTATTTCTAAGGTTATTATCTGAAAGTACGGCTAACATGGATTCATATAAATTAGTTTGGTCTGTAGGGTCTACGAGAAGAGCACCATTTTCAACTACTTCAGGAAGTGAAGTTGTATTTGATACTATTACAGGTATTCCACAGGACATAGCCTCTATTGGAGGAAGACCAAATCCTTCATAAAAAGAGGGATATACAAATAATTCAGCCCCATTGTATATATATGGAAGATGATCCATAGAGATAAAACCTGGGAATATAACTTTGTCCGATATATTTAATTTTTCAGCACGATTTTTATATATTTTATATGATATTCCTCTATTACCAGCAATAACTAAATTCAGAGGACTTTTATATGAAGACACTAATTTGCTGAAGCTTTCAATAAGCCCAAGTATATTTTTTCTTGGACTGAATCCACCTACATATAGAATATAATCTCCAGTTATAGAGTAATATCTTTTAGCAACATATTTACTTATTCTTTTATCAATGGGTTTATATATCTCTTCACTGGCTAGATGAGTGACATATATTTTGTCTTCAGGGAAATCAAAGGCCTTCATGATGTCTTTTTTAGAAAAGTTTGAAACTGTAATAATTCCATCACATTGGGGTATTGCTTTAGGTATATAATCTGAAAAAACCTTGAGATATCTATCACTTACGGTTGAAGGCATTCTATAGGGAATTACATCGTGAAGTGTTATGACAAATTTACAATTTTTGTGAATGGGAAGCCCAACTCCATTTTGAGGAACATGATACAATTGTATATTAGTATCTTTTATTGTATTCGGCACATTGACTTCTTGCCAAAAGTTGTGAATATTGTCTTGAGGGAGTGCATCTAGTCTAAAGTTTTTTTTAAAATTTATATTATCTCTAAATCCCTCCGGCATGAAAAGTAAGTAATTATTTATATTATCAATATTATTTAAACAATTTAGTAGTTGGTAAGTATAAGTACCTATACCAGTACCTCTATACCATTTTGCGGCACGTCCATCAATGCCTATTTTCATAAAGTTATTCCTCTCTAAATTAGTATATTTCATTATATTAAAATAAAGCTCAAAATGTTAATATTCTTCTAAATTAATTTAAGACCTCATATAAATATATAGGGGTGATTAACATGATGCGAGAATTTGAAATAGAAAGACAATTTGATGTAAAAATTGAAAATATAAAACCAAGCAAAGGAGTATATCTTCTAAAAACAGACAAAGGAATGAAGTGTTTAAAAAAGGTAAACTATGGAACTCAAAAACTTCTGTTTGTTTATGGAGCAAAGGAGCATCTTATAAAAAATGGGTTCCCATATGTAGATAAGTATTGCAATAATGTAGATGGAAATCCATATGCACTTGTAAATGAAGATATATATACTCTTTCCGAATGGATTAGCGGCAGGGAATGTGATTTTAAAAATAGAGATGATGTCATAAATGCTTCTAAGTGCCTGGCAAATTTACATGCAGCTTCCAAAGGATATGAGCCGCCGGAAAACAGCAAATTGAAGACAGATCTTGGCAGGTGGCACCATCTTATGGAAAAAAGGGTTAAAGCTCTTGATAAAATGAGAGACATGGGTAGAAAAAAAAGTAACAAGGGAGATTTTGACTTAAATTATACTAAGGAAGTTCAGTTTTATAAAGATTTTGGAAGAAAGGCCATAGAGGTATTGAATGATTCTAAATATGATGAGTTATGTAATATCACAGAAAAGGAAGAAGGCTTTTGTCATCATGATTTTACCTATCACAATATAGTAATTGATAATAATAATAAAGTAAATGTAATAGACTTCGACTATTGTAAAAGGGAAGTTAGGGCTTATGATATTTCGTCTTTTATGGGTAAGGTTTTAAAAAGATCCAACTGGGATATAGCTAATGCAGAGCTTATAATTAATTCATATAATGAAGTTAGCCCTATTAAAGAAGAAGAATACAGGGTGATATTTGCTTTTTTGCTATTTCCTCAAAGGTTTTGGAGGTTGGCTAATAGATACTACTATAACGAAGTCAATTGGCCTTTAAAGACTTATAATAATAAACTTCAGGAATTAATTTCTGAGCAGGGTAAATATATTGATTTTATTGAGAAATTTAAAAAAATATATAACCAGAAGTAAAATTATCAAAGAAGGTTAGGATCTATACCTGGAATTTTAAATTAAATCCGGTATAGTCCTTATTTTTTGCACTTAAAAGGCATTGTATTCATAATATATACCATGACTTTTTATATGGGGATGTATGAAAATATGAAAATAGGAGATGTAGTGGTAAGGAAATCTTACGATAGAGATATAACTTTTAAAATAATAGATGTGAAGGAAGAAGCAGAAGGAAAATTATATATTCTAAAGGGAATAAATTTGAGAATAATTGCAGATTCAGCTGAAGATGATTTAGAACCTGTATCTAAAGATTCTCTTACAGAAAGTGAAAAAGTATTTAGTAGACAAGTCAATAGATCTATTAAAGATATTTTAGCAAGCAGGGGAGGGTTCAGGCAAGAATACAATATAACAAAATTTTTATCCCATAAATCAGGCAAGGAATTGACTTTTGGAAGACCAGGGAAGATACTTCACATAGATGGAGATTCGGAATATTTAGATGTATGTCTTAAAGTATATAAGCAGCTTTTATTAGATGTAGTTGGGAAAAATATACCAGAGAAAGATCAACCTAGTCAGGTAGTGGAGTTAGTAAAGGAAATTAAGCCTGATATAGTTGTGATTACAGGACATGATGCTATAGTTAAAGGTACTAAGGACTATACAGATTTAAACAACTACAAAAATTCCAAGTATTTTGTAAAAACAGTATCCGAGCTTAGAAATTACAAATCTAACTATGATGATTTAGTAATATTTGCGGGGGCATGCCAGTCCTGCTACGAGAAAATTTTAGATTCAGGAGCTAATTTTGCAAGCTCACCTAGTAGAGTACTTATTCATTGTTTGGACCCAGTATTTTTGTGCGAAAAAATAGCATATACCAATATAGAAAAAGTTGTATCCATTCAAGATGCATTAGAAAATACTATAACAAGAACTAATGGCATTGGAGGATTACAAACAAGAGGAAAGTATAGAGAAGGATTTCCAAAATCACTCTATGTATAAAAATCATAAAAATAGTAAATATTATTGTATATATGAGTGACTTAAAGAAATAACAATATAAAATGCTATAAATAGAAGTATCCTGGTTCTGTTTACAAAAAATTAATATTGACAAAGCGATTTATTAACTGATATACTAAAAAGTTTAATTGACATAATAGCACATAGAGAGTATAATATAAAATGTTGAAAGAGGGTGTTTGAAATGATGGAAGGATCTAATGTATTAGCTTCTATAAGAAAAAATATTGAAAATCATGTGGGAGATAAGGTAACCCTAAAAGCAAACGGTGGTAGGAGAAAAGTTTTTGTTAATAAGGGAACGATAGAAAAAGCTTATCCTAGTATATTTGTGATTAGATTAGAAAGTGACACCCAAAGGAAAGTGACATATAGCTATTCAGATGTTTTAACTAAGACAGTTCAGTTAGTTTTCCCAGTATAAAACGGCGTAAATTGGTATTAAATAGCCGATTTATTTTTGCAATATTAATCAAATCAAATTACAGGAACCATTACCTTTACTCTTTTCTAAGTGGTAATTAGTAGAATTAAGGATAGTATATAGAATAATAATTTTAAATGATTATCATTCTATATACTATTTTTAATTCTATAGGGTAAGAAGAAAGATGGCTAACTCCATCTTTCAACTATGGTATAAAAGGGTATTGAGAATTTATGAGAGGTTATATGGTTAACAACCAATTTAATATTACGTCAAAATTCTTTAAATGTCAATATTAATAGACATCATAAAAATCTTTACAATAGTAGCATATTTTTTATCTCAAATTTATATAAATAAATAGTAGGTTTTTATGGAGGAGGTAATAAATATGAGCATAGATTTTATTAAAGAAAATATAGAATGTGAACAGTTGCTAGCCGAAGATTTTTCGGATACTGTTATAAAAGCAGAATATGTAATACCTGATACAAATCCGGATGTTAAAGAAATTTTAATTCTTAATGCAAAGCCAAGTATAACTAATAAAGAAGTGATGCAGGATAAAGTATTTGTGGAGGGTAAAATAGAATATACTTTGCTTTATTTAGCAGAAGAAAGCGAAAACATGGGTATTTACAGTGTTAATTATACAGGAACATTTTCCAATTATGTAGAGGTGCCCGGCACAGAACATATGATGTTATGTGATTCAGATTGCTATGTGGAACATATGAATTGTACTATAGCAAATGAGAGAAAAATAGTTATTGAGGGAATTATAAAATTAAAGGCAGAAGTGTATAAAAAATATGAATTTGAGGTTATAAAAGATGTAACTGGATCTGAGGACATACAGATGTTAAAAAATCCTGCTACTGTAGATAAAATAGTTGGCACAGTTTCAGGAGATTTAGTTGCTAAAACTGAAATTCAGATATCTGTGGACAAACCGCAGGTTGGAAGTGTACTAGAATATAATATAAATATTCATAAAAAAGATATAAAGGTGTTAGAAGATAAAATATCTGTAGAAGCTTATGTGCTTATTAGAATGCTCTATAGGGGAAAGGACACAAGAGATATTGTATGTATAGAAAAAGATGTGTTTGTAAGTAAGGAACTTCCAATGCAGGGAGTTAATCCTTCTATGGAAAGCCACACTGATTTTAACATTGATGAAGTAGAACATACTATACGAGAAGATGACTTAGGGGAAAACAGAATAGTTGAGTTAGAAGTGCTTGTGAAATCCAATACTAAAGTTATGTATAAAGAAGATATGGATATAATAGAAGATGCATATTCTCCATCTTCTCTTATGCAAATGGAAAAAGAAGATTACGAATTGAATGTTATGCATGGACAAAATACTACTCAAAGTATGGTTAAATCCAATATAGAAATAAATGAAGGAATTAAACCTACAGAAGTAATTATGTCTTATGGAGATGTGTGCATAACTGATAAGAAAATAGTAGAGGATAAAGTTATTGTAGAAGGAGTTTTAAATGCTAAGATACTGTATAAAGATTCAGAAAATCAAATAAGGAGGTCTAATGAGGAGATACCTTTTAACTGTGGTGTAGATATACCTGAAAGTAAAATTGATATGCAGTGTATAGCAAAAGTGTCCTTAGAAAGTATAGAGGGAGAAATAGAGGTAGATACCATAGCAGTAAAAGCGGTTATAGAGGTTTATGCTAGAGTAAACTATATTACGCATAAAGAATTTTTAGTAAATATAGATGCCTTAGAGGGAGAGTTCCCGGATAAAAAATCTAGCCTAACTATATATGTAGTCCAGCAAGGGGACACCCTGTGGAAGATAGCTAAAAAGTACTATACTACAGTGGAAAACTTAGTGAAACTAAACAGTATAGAAGATCCCGATAGTATAAAAGCCGGAGAAAAGCTTATTATACCGGGAAGAGCTGTTATATAACTTAATTAATAGTTAAGAATGAAGAATTAATAGTTAATGTAGATTTTTTTCCGTTACACTACAAAGAATCTTTAATTAAGTTTTTGAAGGCTCGTTTTGCTAAAGCAAAACATTACTAAGCACTGACTTATATAAATTTAAGGATTTTTTGCGACAGCTAAAAATCATCCTTCACTATTAATTTTTCACTATTAATTCTTAACTTGCGAAGCTTTGCTTCGCAATATTTTTATATTAAGTCAAAGTTCCGTATAGGTGAAAGCTAAGTTAAAAATGAATAACTTAATTTATATGCTTCAGTAGTAAAGTACTGAAGTTTTTTGTCTTACGCATAATAATTAAAAATATGGAAAAAATATAAAATATCCACAGGAGAAGGTGTATGAGTTTGAAAGAAAAAGTAGAGGGAAACTTGATAATAATAGGAGGAGCAGAGGATAAAAAAGGCGATAAAAAAATATTAAAAAAAGTTTCTGGAATGTTGGAAAAAAGTAAAGATATACTTGTAATTGCAACTATCGCTTCTGAAATTCCGGAGGAATTAGGATGTGAGTATGAGAAAATATTTAGAGAATTAGGTATAAATAATATAAAAATATTAAATATTAAAGATAGAAAGGATGCATTTAATATAAGCAATATAACTCTAATAGAAGATGCTTCTATGATATTTTTTACTGGAGGTGACCAACTTAGAATAACAAGTTTAATAGGAGGAACACCACTGTATTCTAAAATTCAAGGACTATATAAAAACGGATGTACTTTTGTGGGAACTTCTGCAGGTGCTTCTGTTATGAGTGATACTATGATAGTAACAGGTCCTGATGAAGAGTCCCCTAAAAAGTGTACCCTAAAAATGGCTCCGGGACTTGGATTTATAAAAGGGGTTATCATAGACCAACATTTTGCACAGAGAGGCAGGATAGGTAGATTGCTTGTAGGAATAGCAGAAAATCCTCAGAGTCTAGGCATAGGAATTGATGAGGATACAGCTATTATAGTTAAGGAAAATGGAGAATTTACAGTAGTTGGTTCTGGAGCAGTATATATAATAGATGGTTCTAATATAACTTACAGTAATGTTTCAGAACAACATCCAGATGAAGTATTATCCATGTTTGACGTAAAATTGCATGTTCTTAAATGTGGAGATAATTTTAATTTACTAAATAAATCAGCCTATAATATCTAGTAAATTTTGATTTTTGTCATTCATAATGAAATAATAAAAACCAATGAAAGGTCAAATAGATATAAAGGGAGGAGTCCGAAGAGACCGTTAAATCAGTAAATAAGACATTTGAAAGAAAATAGGTTAGCATACTGACTAGTTATTTTTTTGAAAATGCCTAACGTAAAGATAAGTGCTGATGATACCGTTATAGTTAAACGGGATTTTAAGCCCTTGGAGTATCGGACCAAACGAAAGTAGCAAATAAGCAAAATCGGATACTATGAATAGGGAGGTAAGCAGAGTTTTTAAACAAATCTAAAAGGCCTATGCTTACGTAACGGGCAATATATACGAAGATGAGAATAGATAATTTTAGAATTTTTCAAGGAAGAAATATATTTGCTCATAAAAAATGCATAAAAATGTCTGTAGATTTAGAAGGATACAGCGAAGTTCCTACTAAAGATATACCTGGATTTAATAATAAATTGTTAAAGATTATACCTGAACTAAATGAACACAGGTGTGGAATTGATGAAGAGCATGGTTTTAGAAAAAGATTAGAAGGGGGTACTTACTTAGCTCATGTATGCGAACATATTATACTTTCCATTGAAAATATCCTGGGAGTAGATGCTTCCTATGGAAAAGCTAGGGAAATAAGTGGTGACAAATATTATATAATATATGAGTATTTATACAAAAATACAGGAGTAGCAGCGGGGAAGATAGCTGTAAACTTAATAAATTCTCTTATAAAAGGAAAAGATTATAATTTTAATGAAGCTATAGAAGATATAAAGAAAATATTAAAACGAGAAGAAATAGGATCAAGTACTTTAGCTGTAATATCGGAAGCTAAAAAGAGAGGAATACCTGTAACTAGAATTGGAGACAACAGTATATTTCAACTGGGGTATGGAAAGTATAGTAAAATTATAGAAGCAACCATATCTTATAACACAAAAGCTGTAGCTGTAGATATATCCTGTGACAAAATATTGACTAAAGAGATACTTAAAAATCAATGTCTTCCTGTAGCAGAAGGTGGAATTGTAAGAAGCCCTTTAGAGTTGCTTATAGAAGCTAAAGAGATAGGGTATCCTATAGTTTTAAAACCCTGTTATGGTAATCAAGGAAAAGGTGTATTTATAAATATAAAAAGTGAAAAGGAAGCTATAAATGCTTATAATATACTATCAAAAAAATATGATAATATAATGATAGAAAAAAATATAACAGGAAAAGATTTTAGAATATGTGTGATAAATGGAAAGGTAATAGCTGTTTCGGAAAAAATACCTCCCTGTGTTGTAGGAGATGGAGTAAGTACTGTAGTTGAATTAATAAAAAATATAAATAAGGACACAGCGCGAGGAGATGGACATGAGAAGCCTTTGACAACAATAAAAATAGATGAAGAATTAAAATCGTGTGTAAGTAAACACAGCTATAGGCTAGATAGTATATTACCTAAAGGTAAAAAGTTGATAATAAGAGAAAATGGGAATTTATCTACAGGAGGGAAAGCAGTAGATTGCACTGATATAATATGTGAAGATAACATAAGTATTTGTGAAAGGGCAGCAAAGGCTATAGGACTTGATGTGTGTGGTATAGATATATGCTGTGAAGACATAGGTAAACCTATAGACAAAAGTGGAGGTGCTATATTAGAAGTTAATGCAGCACCAGGTATTAGAATGCACCACTATCCTAGCCAAGGTAAGAGCAGAAATGTAGCAAGTGCTATAGTAGATATGATGTTTAATAAATATAAACCAATACCTGTAGTTTCGGTTACAGGAACTAATGGAAAAACTACAACTACGAGACTTATAGCACATATTTTAGGAAAATCTGGATATAATGTTGGAATGACTACTACAGGTGGAATATATGTAAATAATAAGTGTATATGTAAAGGTGATACTACAGGATATTATAGTGCTCAAACTGTTTTGGCAAATAGAGATGTAGAAGCAGCAGTATTAGAAACAGCAAGAGGAGGTATAATAAAAAAGGGTCTTGCTTATGACCTAGCAGATGTAGCAGTTATAACTAATATAACGGAAGATCATCTAGGTATAGATGGAATACATACCATGAAGGATTTAGCTTATGTGAAATCTCTTGTAGGAGAAGCTGTAAAAAAAGATGGGTATGTAGTTTTAAATGCAGATGACTTAGTAAGTATAAGTATAATTAATAGAATAAAAAGTACTATAATTATGTTTTCAAAAAATAAGGATAACCCAATTTTGAGAAAGAACATAAATAGTGGAGGGTATGGAGTATATATTAGAGGTAATATTATGTATGTAGAAAAGACAGAAAAAATAGTACCTATTGCTAAAGTGGAAGATATAAGAATATCATTAGATGGAAAATTAACCTACAATGTAGAAAATGCTATGGCTGCTTGTGCGGCTGCAGTAGGGCTTAATATAGACTATTCTATTATAAGGAAAGGGTTTAAAACTTTTTATGGAGATTTTTCTTTTAACCCAGGTAGGTTTAATATTTATGATTTAAATGGGGTAAAAGTAGTTTTAGATTATGGACACAATATAGAAGGTTATAAAGCTGTTATAAGAGGTGCTAAAAATTTAAAATATAATAGATT
The genomic region above belongs to Clostridium sp. AWRP and contains:
- a CDS encoding Veg family protein; translated protein: MEGSNVLASIRKNIENHVGDKVTLKANGGRRKVFVNKGTIEKAYPSIFVIRLESDTQRKVTYSYSDVLTKTVQLVFPV
- a CDS encoding SPOCS domain-containing protein; its protein translation is MSIDFIKENIECEQLLAEDFSDTVIKAEYVIPDTNPDVKEILILNAKPSITNKEVMQDKVFVEGKIEYTLLYLAEESENMGIYSVNYTGTFSNYVEVPGTEHMMLCDSDCYVEHMNCTIANERKIVIEGIIKLKAEVYKKYEFEVIKDVTGSEDIQMLKNPATVDKIVGTVSGDLVAKTEIQISVDKPQVGSVLEYNINIHKKDIKVLEDKISVEAYVLIRMLYRGKDTRDIVCIEKDVFVSKELPMQGVNPSMESHTDFNIDEVEHTIREDDLGENRIVELEVLVKSNTKVMYKEDMDIIEDAYSPSSLMQMEKEDYELNVMHGQNTTQSMVKSNIEINEGIKPTEVIMSYGDVCITDKKIVEDKVIVEGVLNAKILYKDSENQIRRSNEEIPFNCGVDIPESKIDMQCIAKVSLESIEGEIEVDTIAVKAVIEVYARVNYITHKEFLVNIDALEGEFPDKKSSLTIYVVQQGDTLWKIAKKYYTTVENLVKLNSIEDPDSIKAGEKLIIPGRAVI
- a CDS encoding cyanophycinase, producing MKEKVEGNLIIIGGAEDKKGDKKILKKVSGMLEKSKDILVIATIASEIPEELGCEYEKIFRELGINNIKILNIKDRKDAFNISNITLIEDASMIFFTGGDQLRITSLIGGTPLYSKIQGLYKNGCTFVGTSAGASVMSDTMIVTGPDEESPKKCTLKMAPGLGFIKGVIIDQHFAQRGRIGRLLVGIAENPQSLGIGIDEDTAIIVKENGEFTVVGSGAVYIIDGSNITYSNVSEQHPDEVLSMFDVKLHVLKCGDNFNLLNKSAYNI
- the cphA gene encoding cyanophycin synthetase codes for the protein MRIDNFRIFQGRNIFAHKKCIKMSVDLEGYSEVPTKDIPGFNNKLLKIIPELNEHRCGIDEEHGFRKRLEGGTYLAHVCEHIILSIENILGVDASYGKAREISGDKYYIIYEYLYKNTGVAAGKIAVNLINSLIKGKDYNFNEAIEDIKKILKREEIGSSTLAVISEAKKRGIPVTRIGDNSIFQLGYGKYSKIIEATISYNTKAVAVDISCDKILTKEILKNQCLPVAEGGIVRSPLELLIEAKEIGYPIVLKPCYGNQGKGVFINIKSEKEAINAYNILSKKYDNIMIEKNITGKDFRICVINGKVIAVSEKIPPCVVGDGVSTVVELIKNINKDTARGDGHEKPLTTIKIDEELKSCVSKHSYRLDSILPKGKKLIIRENGNLSTGGKAVDCTDIICEDNISICERAAKAIGLDVCGIDICCEDIGKPIDKSGGAILEVNAAPGIRMHHYPSQGKSRNVASAIVDMMFNKYKPIPVVSVTGTNGKTTTTRLIAHILGKSGYNVGMTTTGGIYVNNKCICKGDTTGYYSAQTVLANRDVEAAVLETARGGIIKKGLAYDLADVAVITNITEDHLGIDGIHTMKDLAYVKSLVGEAVKKDGYVVLNADDLVSISIINRIKSTIIMFSKNKDNPILRKNINSGGYGVYIRGNIMYVEKTEKIVPIAKVEDIRISLDGKLTYNVENAMAACAAAVGLNIDYSIIRKGFKTFYGDFSFNPGRFNIYDLNGVKVVLDYGHNIEGYKAVIRGAKNLKYNRLVGIIGVPGDRTDESVEKIGSIAGKNFDYVYIKEDKDRRGREIGAIAKILKVGVTKSGFDMNKVEVILDEKEALEKAIDTAKQGDLIIIFFEKIDPLMKLLNQKLNREKSNLNSLAMI